The following proteins are co-located in the Polymorphospora rubra genome:
- a CDS encoding ABC transporter permease, translating into MIRFGLRLSLSGGREAATRLAVIATAVALGVGMLLTTLAAMNAVGAQNQRYAWLNTAAAPAAPAASADPIWWLLREDYHQGRSIGRVEVAALGPDAPVPPGIPRLPGPGEFYVSPALGELLRTTPATELGDRFPGHQIGTIGPAALPSAESLLIVIGRTPAELERLGARQVTQIMTTSPSDCASGCPVGINGAAMSLVLAVVAAALLVPVLIFIATATRLAATRREQRFAAMRLIGATPRQISLISAVESTIATAAGTVAGFGLFFAVRPGLAMIPFTGEPFFTTDLSLGIIDVLVVALGIPIGSVVASWLALRRVQISPLGVSRRVTPKPPRAWRLIPLVAGLAELTYFIGRRPDTTDGQLVAYLSGFLLVLTGLVLSGPWLTMVGARVLAGRASRPATLIAGRRLADDPQAGFRSVSGLIVALFVTSVATGTITTFVANRGEPRTDSVAATSLAKQFWPEEGPAPTADQIPAGLETIPGVRSVTLVHLNPDRDGGHGVITCAELDRLAVFGSCPAGAQVAAVHGDLIGMRAFDLTGDTYVWDAAGIAPTEVDRQPILSVVVDTTSRTAFERARTMLIDAFPLGRFPASIGEWESDSAQQMIQFQRLAEVVVLASLPIAGCSLAVSVAGGLSDRKRPFSMLRLTGVRLSTLRRVVALETVVPLLLVAAVAIGMGFLAAHLFLRAQLGYTLLPPHLSFYLTVGGGLAVSLGIIASTLPLLRRVTGPETARNG; encoded by the coding sequence ATGATCCGGTTCGGTCTGCGACTGTCCCTGTCCGGTGGCCGGGAGGCCGCCACCCGGCTCGCCGTCATCGCCACCGCGGTGGCGCTCGGCGTCGGCATGCTCCTGACAACGCTCGCCGCGATGAACGCGGTCGGCGCACAGAACCAGCGGTACGCCTGGCTCAACACCGCCGCCGCTCCGGCCGCCCCGGCCGCGTCGGCCGATCCGATCTGGTGGCTGCTCCGGGAGGACTACCACCAGGGCCGATCAATCGGCCGGGTCGAGGTCGCGGCGCTGGGGCCGGACGCACCCGTCCCGCCGGGCATCCCGCGTCTGCCGGGGCCGGGCGAGTTCTACGTCTCACCGGCCCTCGGCGAACTGCTTCGGACCACCCCGGCCACGGAACTGGGTGACCGCTTCCCCGGACACCAGATCGGCACGATCGGGCCGGCGGCGTTGCCGTCCGCCGAATCGCTGCTGATCGTCATCGGCCGTACCCCGGCCGAGTTGGAGCGGTTGGGGGCCCGCCAGGTCACCCAGATCATGACGACCTCCCCGAGCGACTGCGCCAGCGGCTGTCCGGTCGGAATCAACGGTGCCGCCATGTCACTCGTGCTCGCCGTCGTCGCGGCCGCCCTGCTCGTCCCGGTGCTCATCTTCATCGCCACCGCGACCCGGCTGGCGGCCACCCGCCGGGAGCAGCGCTTCGCCGCGATGCGGCTGATCGGCGCCACACCGCGGCAGATCTCCCTCATCTCGGCCGTGGAGTCGACGATCGCGACCGCGGCGGGCACCGTTGCCGGGTTCGGCCTGTTCTTCGCGGTCCGGCCGGGACTCGCGATGATTCCGTTCACCGGAGAACCGTTCTTCACCACCGACCTGTCGCTCGGCATCATCGACGTCCTCGTGGTCGCGCTCGGTATCCCGATCGGTTCCGTCGTGGCGTCCTGGCTGGCCCTGCGCCGGGTGCAGATCTCGCCGCTGGGCGTGAGCCGTCGGGTGACCCCGAAGCCGCCGCGCGCCTGGCGGCTGATCCCGCTGGTCGCCGGGCTCGCCGAGTTGACGTACTTCATCGGCCGGCGCCCCGACACGACCGACGGCCAGCTTGTCGCGTACCTGTCCGGGTTTCTGCTGGTCCTGACCGGGCTCGTGCTGTCGGGGCCGTGGTTGACCATGGTCGGCGCCCGGGTGCTGGCCGGCCGGGCGAGCCGGCCCGCGACGCTCATCGCCGGGCGACGGCTCGCGGACGACCCGCAGGCCGGCTTCCGGTCCGTCAGCGGGCTGATCGTGGCGCTGTTCGTGACCAGCGTGGCGACCGGCACGATCACCACGTTCGTCGCCAACCGCGGCGAACCCCGGACCGACTCGGTGGCCGCCACGTCACTGGCGAAACAGTTCTGGCCGGAGGAAGGGCCCGCGCCGACCGCCGACCAGATTCCGGCCGGCCTTGAGACGATCCCCGGCGTGCGCAGCGTGACCCTGGTGCACCTCAATCCCGACCGGGACGGAGGGCACGGCGTGATCACGTGCGCGGAACTGGACCGTCTGGCGGTGTTCGGCAGTTGCCCCGCCGGCGCGCAGGTCGCGGCCGTCCACGGTGACCTCATCGGCATGCGCGCGTTCGACCTGACCGGTGACACGTACGTCTGGGACGCCGCCGGCATCGCCCCGACGGAGGTCGACCGGCAGCCGATCCTGTCGGTGGTCGTCGACACGACCAGCCGCACCGCGTTCGAGCGGGCCCGGACGATGCTGATCGACGCATTTCCGCTGGGGCGCTTCCCGGCGAGCATCGGCGAGTGGGAGTCGGACTCCGCTCAGCAGATGATCCAGTTCCAGCGGCTGGCCGAGGTGGTCGTGCTGGCCAGCCTGCCGATCGCCGGTTGCAGCCTGGCGGTGAGCGTGGCCGGCGGGCTGAGCGACCGCAAGCGGCCGTTCAGCATGCTGCGGCTCACCGGAGTGCGGCTGTCCACCCTGCGCCGGGTGGTCGCGCTCGAAACCGTCGTGCCGCTGCTGCTCGTCGCCGCGGTGGCCATCGGGATGGGGTTCCTGGCCGCCCATCTCTTCCTGCGGGCGCAACTGGGCTACACACTGCTACCGCCGCACCTGTCGTTCTACCTGACCGTCGGCGGCGGGCTCGCGGTGTCCCTGGGCATCATCGCCTCGACGCTGCCGCTGCTGCGCCGGGTCACCGGCCCGGAGACGGCCCGGAACGGCTGA
- a CDS encoding SigE family RNA polymerase sigma factor, whose product MTVDAEDSFASYVRDRTAALSRIAYLLTGDRHLAEDLVQETLLGVVGRWRRIVADGDPDAYVRRALYHQHISFWRRGRRRPSLVYEPADRSIPDPTATVADGLTLRRALARLAPGQRAVLVLRFYEDRTEEEVAELLGCRVGTVKSQTRDALARLRRMAPELVELDFSRAEAGR is encoded by the coding sequence GTGACGGTGGACGCGGAGGACTCGTTCGCGAGTTATGTGCGGGACCGGACCGCGGCTCTGTCGCGGATCGCGTATCTGTTGACCGGCGACAGGCACCTGGCCGAGGACCTGGTGCAGGAGACGTTGCTGGGCGTGGTCGGCCGGTGGCGGCGGATCGTCGCCGACGGGGACCCGGATGCGTACGTACGCCGGGCCCTGTACCACCAGCACATCTCGTTCTGGCGGCGCGGGCGGCGCCGGCCGTCGCTCGTGTACGAACCGGCGGACCGGTCGATCCCTGATCCGACGGCGACGGTCGCCGACGGCCTGACGCTGCGCCGGGCGCTGGCCCGGCTGGCGCCCGGCCAGCGCGCGGTCCTGGTGCTGCGCTTCTACGAGGACCGCACCGAGGAGGAGGTCGCCGAACTGCTCGGCTGCCGTGTCGGGACGGTCAAGAGTCAGACCCGGGACGCGTTGGCCCGGTTGCGACGGATGGCACCGGAACTGGTCGAGCTGGACTTCTCGCGGGCGGAGGCAGGACGTTGA
- a CDS encoding ABC transporter ATP-binding protein produces MKAIEARDAVLSFGETPALRGASVSVAPGEIVAIMGPSGSGKSTLLHCLAGILVPGAGEIYYDGRRVDTLNENERSVLRRDHFGFVFQFGQLVPELTAEENVALPLLLGGARRAAALSEARPWFERLGLAGLERRRSGELSGGQAQRVALARGLVARPGVLFADEPTGALDSLTGEQVMDLLVASAREQETTVVLVTHDARVAACADRQVIVRDGKVNALVHA; encoded by the coding sequence ATGAAGGCGATCGAGGCACGAGACGCCGTTCTGTCCTTCGGCGAGACGCCGGCGCTGCGCGGCGCCAGCGTCTCGGTGGCCCCGGGCGAGATCGTCGCCATCATGGGCCCGAGCGGTTCCGGGAAGTCCACCCTGCTGCACTGCCTGGCCGGGATCCTCGTACCCGGCGCGGGCGAGATCTACTACGACGGCCGCCGGGTCGACACCCTGAACGAGAACGAACGCAGCGTCCTGCGCCGGGACCATTTCGGGTTCGTGTTCCAGTTCGGACAGCTCGTTCCGGAGTTGACCGCCGAGGAGAACGTCGCACTGCCGCTGCTTCTCGGCGGCGCCAGGCGGGCCGCCGCGCTGAGTGAGGCGCGGCCCTGGTTCGAGCGGCTCGGCCTGGCCGGGCTGGAGCGGCGCCGGTCCGGCGAGTTGTCCGGCGGACAGGCGCAGCGGGTCGCGCTGGCCCGCGGCCTGGTCGCCCGGCCCGGGGTGTTGTTCGCCGACGAGCCGACCGGGGCGCTCGACTCGCTGACCGGTGAGCAGGTCATGGACCTACTGGTCGCCTCGGCCCGCGAGCAGGAGACGACCGTCGTCCTCGTCACCCATGACGCCCGCGTGGCCGCGTGCGCCGACCGGCAGGTCATCGTCCGCGACGGCAAGGTGAACGCGCTGGTGCACGCATGA
- a CDS encoding PadR family transcriptional regulator, whose product MSVPMTLLGLLEREPSHGYDLKRDYDSFFSRGKPLPFGQVYATLGRLARDGKIVIGEVEPGVGHERKRYVITDLGATEVESWLTEPVEAEPNLQTVLFTKVVLALMLGRPAEEYLDSQRAAHLRRMTELTEIRRGGDLVDTLLADHGLFRLEADLRWIDITVARLDALRETVLRA is encoded by the coding sequence ATGAGTGTTCCCATGACCCTTCTCGGCCTGCTCGAGCGCGAGCCCAGTCACGGCTACGACCTCAAGCGCGACTACGACTCCTTCTTCAGCCGGGGCAAGCCGCTGCCGTTCGGCCAGGTCTACGCGACCCTCGGCCGGCTCGCCCGCGACGGCAAGATCGTGATTGGCGAGGTCGAGCCGGGCGTAGGCCACGAGCGCAAGCGGTACGTCATCACCGATCTGGGCGCGACCGAGGTCGAATCGTGGCTGACCGAGCCCGTCGAGGCCGAGCCCAACCTGCAGACCGTGCTGTTCACCAAGGTCGTGCTGGCGCTGATGCTCGGCCGCCCCGCCGAGGAGTACCTCGACAGCCAGCGCGCCGCGCACCTGCGGCGGATGACGGAACTCACCGAGATCAGACGGGGCGGCGACCTGGTCGACACCCTGCTGGCCGACCACGGCCTGTTCCGTCTGGAAGCCGACCTGCGCTGGATCGACATCACGGTCGCCCGGTTGGACGCCCTCCGGGAGACGGTGTTGCGGGCATGA